In a genomic window of Balaenoptera ricei isolate mBalRic1 chromosome 3, mBalRic1.hap2, whole genome shotgun sequence:
- the CD320 gene encoding CD320 antigen isoform X3, protein MSGWMARGRAQRAAALGLALRVLLSFGLGLEAAPTSIPTWSLTQAPGPSTASCPPTNFQCRSDGRCVPLTWRCDVDQDCVDGSDEEECSIEPCAQDGQCTPPTGSPCSCDSIDDCPDGINKNVLNCGHQPCPEGELRCPLGGSCIPRTWLCDGHPDCSDSSDELGCGTKTLQEGSATSMGTPVTLESVTYLRNATVTSVGDRDSVQSGNRSAYGIIVAAG, encoded by the exons ATGAGCGGTTGGATGGCGCGGGGCCGAGCGCAGCGGGCTGCGGCCCTGGGCCTAGCACTGCGGGTACTGCTCAGCTTCGGGCTGGGCCTGGAAGCCGCCCCGACCTCGATCCCGACCTGGTCCTTGACCCAGGCCCCAG GCCCCAGCACAGCCTCGTGCCCGCCCACCAACTTCCAGTGCAGGAGTGATGGCCGCTGCGTGCCCCTCACCTGGCGCTGCGACGTTGACCAGGACTGCGTCGATGGCAGTGATGAGGAGGAGTGCA GTATTGAGCCGTGTGCCCAGGACGGGCAGTGCACGCCACCCACTGGCAGCCCCTGCTCTTGTGACAGCATCGATGACTGCCCTGATGGCATCAACAAGAATGTTCTCAACTGCGGGCACCAGCCCTGCCCGGAGGGGGAGCTGCGCTGCCCGCTGGGCGGTTCCTGTATCCCACGCACGTGGCTCTGCGATGGCCACCCGGACTGTTCCGACTCCAGCGATGAGCTTGGCTGTG GAACCAAGACCCTCCAAGAAGGGAGTGCCACGTCCATGGGGACCCCTGTGACCCTGGAGAGTGTCACTTATCTCAGGAATGCCACAGTCACCTCTGTTGGGGACCGGGACTCAGTTCAGTCTGGAAACCGAAGTGCCTATGGGATCATTGTAGCCGCTG GTTGA
- the CD320 gene encoding CD320 antigen isoform X2 — translation MSGWMARGRAQRAAALGLALRVLLSFGLGLEAAPTSIPTWSLTQAPGPSTASCPPTNFQCRSDGRCVPLTWRCDVDQDCVDGSDEEECSIEPCAQDGQCTPPTGSPCSCDSIDDCPDGINKNVLNCGHQPCPEGELRCPLGGSCIPRTWLCDGHPDCSDSSDELGCGTKTLQEGSATSMGTPVTLESVTYLRNATVTSVGDRDSVQSGNRSAYGIIVAAGLQGG, via the exons ATGAGCGGTTGGATGGCGCGGGGCCGAGCGCAGCGGGCTGCGGCCCTGGGCCTAGCACTGCGGGTACTGCTCAGCTTCGGGCTGGGCCTGGAAGCCGCCCCGACCTCGATCCCGACCTGGTCCTTGACCCAGGCCCCAG GCCCCAGCACAGCCTCGTGCCCGCCCACCAACTTCCAGTGCAGGAGTGATGGCCGCTGCGTGCCCCTCACCTGGCGCTGCGACGTTGACCAGGACTGCGTCGATGGCAGTGATGAGGAGGAGTGCA GTATTGAGCCGTGTGCCCAGGACGGGCAGTGCACGCCACCCACTGGCAGCCCCTGCTCTTGTGACAGCATCGATGACTGCCCTGATGGCATCAACAAGAATGTTCTCAACTGCGGGCACCAGCCCTGCCCGGAGGGGGAGCTGCGCTGCCCGCTGGGCGGTTCCTGTATCCCACGCACGTGGCTCTGCGATGGCCACCCGGACTGTTCCGACTCCAGCGATGAGCTTGGCTGTG GAACCAAGACCCTCCAAGAAGGGAGTGCCACGTCCATGGGGACCCCTGTGACCCTGGAGAGTGTCACTTATCTCAGGAATGCCACAGTCACCTCTGTTGGGGACCGGGACTCAGTTCAGTCTGGAAACCGAAGTGCCTATGGGATCATTGTAGCCGCTG
- the CD320 gene encoding CD320 antigen isoform X1: MSGWMARGRAQRAAALGLALRVLLSFGLGLEAAPTSIPTWSLTQAPGPSTASCPPTNFQCRSDGRCVPLTWRCDVDQDCVDGSDEEECSIEPCAQDGQCTPPTGSPCSCDSIDDCPDGINKNVLNCGHQPCPEGELRCPLGGSCIPRTWLCDGHPDCSDSSDELGCGTKTLQEGSATSMGTPVTLESVTYLRNATVTSVGDRDSVQSGNRSAYGIIVAAVVLSVGLAAAILFVLSRLCAQGCLSPLGLLVSVKGSLQSERTASVL; encoded by the exons ATGAGCGGTTGGATGGCGCGGGGCCGAGCGCAGCGGGCTGCGGCCCTGGGCCTAGCACTGCGGGTACTGCTCAGCTTCGGGCTGGGCCTGGAAGCCGCCCCGACCTCGATCCCGACCTGGTCCTTGACCCAGGCCCCAG GCCCCAGCACAGCCTCGTGCCCGCCCACCAACTTCCAGTGCAGGAGTGATGGCCGCTGCGTGCCCCTCACCTGGCGCTGCGACGTTGACCAGGACTGCGTCGATGGCAGTGATGAGGAGGAGTGCA GTATTGAGCCGTGTGCCCAGGACGGGCAGTGCACGCCACCCACTGGCAGCCCCTGCTCTTGTGACAGCATCGATGACTGCCCTGATGGCATCAACAAGAATGTTCTCAACTGCGGGCACCAGCCCTGCCCGGAGGGGGAGCTGCGCTGCCCGCTGGGCGGTTCCTGTATCCCACGCACGTGGCTCTGCGATGGCCACCCGGACTGTTCCGACTCCAGCGATGAGCTTGGCTGTG GAACCAAGACCCTCCAAGAAGGGAGTGCCACGTCCATGGGGACCCCTGTGACCCTGGAGAGTGTCACTTATCTCAGGAATGCCACAGTCACCTCTGTTGGGGACCGGGACTCAGTTCAGTCTGGAAACCGAAGTGCCTATGGGATCATTGTAGCCGCTG TGGTGCTAAGTGTAGGTCTGGCCGCCGCCATCCTCTTCGTGTTGTCACGGCTCTGTGCCCAGGGATGCCTGTCCCCGCTGGGGCTGCTGGTGTCTGTGAAGGGGTCTCTGCAGTCAGAGAGGACGGCCTCAGTTCTCTGA